A portion of the Musa acuminata AAA Group cultivar baxijiao chromosome BXJ1-1, Cavendish_Baxijiao_AAA, whole genome shotgun sequence genome contains these proteins:
- the LOC135585623 gene encoding protein SPIRAL1-like 3 isoform X2 → MGRGVSSGGGQSSLGYLFGGDEAPKSTGESAAPAHNPAPPPPVENSKQIPAGIQGSLPNNYHRADGQNTGNFITDKPSTKVQAAPGGGSSLGYLFGGGGN, encoded by the exons ATGGGTCGTGGAGTAAGCAGTGGAGGGGGTCAAAGTTCTTTGGGTTACCTATTTGGTGGTGATGAGGCTCCTAAATCTACTGGAGAGAGTGCTGCACCAGCTCATAATCCAGCTCCTCCACCACCGGTTGAAAACAGCAAGCAAATTCCTGCAGGTATCCAAGGGAGCCTACCAAACAACTACCACCGAGCAGATGGGCAGAACACTGGTAATTTTATCACG GATAAACCTTCAACGAAGGTGCAAGCTGCTCCTGGTGGTGGTTCTTCCCTGGGTTACCTGTTCGGGGGTGGTGGCAACTGA
- the LOC135585623 gene encoding protein SPIRAL1-like 3 isoform X1, translating into MNYVIHAWTSDMASPFEAFKLHEETNFILQPVKMGRGVSSGGGQSSLGYLFGGDEAPKSTGESAAPAHNPAPPPPVENSKQIPAGIQGSLPNNYHRADGQNTGNFITDKPSTKVQAAPGGGSSLGYLFGGGGN; encoded by the exons ATGAACTATGTAATTCATGCCTGGACAAGTGACATGGCCTCACCGTTTGAGGCTTTTAAGCTTCATGAAGAAACAAACTTT ATTTTGCAGCCTGTCAAGATGGGTCGTGGAGTAAGCAGTGGAGGGGGTCAAAGTTCTTTGGGTTACCTATTTGGTGGTGATGAGGCTCCTAAATCTACTGGAGAGAGTGCTGCACCAGCTCATAATCCAGCTCCTCCACCACCGGTTGAAAACAGCAAGCAAATTCCTGCAGGTATCCAAGGGAGCCTACCAAACAACTACCACCGAGCAGATGGGCAGAACACTGGTAATTTTATCACG GATAAACCTTCAACGAAGGTGCAAGCTGCTCCTGGTGGTGGTTCTTCCCTGGGTTACCTGTTCGGGGGTGGTGGCAACTGA